A genomic region of Trifolium pratense cultivar HEN17-A07 linkage group LG3, ARS_RC_1.1, whole genome shotgun sequence contains the following coding sequences:
- the LOC123917497 gene encoding mitochondrial substrate carrier family protein E — translation MAVQSSTSSKPQPPNTVSHDHFFVWREFVWGAVAGAFGEGMMHPVDTIKTRIQSQAILNGVKNQKGILQMVRSVWKVDGLRGFYRGVMPGVTGSLATGATYFGVIESTKKWIEESHPSLGGHWAHFIAGAVGDTLGSVVYVPCEVIKQRMQVQGTITSWSSTAMKNGIAIKPGAEIYDYYKGMFHAGCSIWRTQGFKGLYAGYLSTLARDVPFAGLMVVFYEALKDVTEHGKQRWISDPKWHVNNSFEGLVLGGLAGGLSAYLTTPLDVVKTRLQVQGSTFRYNGWLDAMYNIWAKEGMKGMFRGSIPRIAWYIPASALTFMAVEFLRENFNERAPNGDLRDVTRLSVEKKKSMQEAT, via the exons ATGGCAGTTCAAAGCTCCACTTCCAGTAAACCACAACCTCCAAACACCGTTTCTCACGACCATTTCTTTG TATGGAGGGAGTTTGTATGGGGAGCTGTTGCGGGCGCTTTTGGGGAAGGAATGATGCATCCGGTAGATACCATCAAAACTCGAATACAGAGTCAAGCTATTCTAAATGGTGTTAAG AACCAAAAAGGCATATTGCAGATGGTGCGGTCTGTCTGGAAGGTTGACGGATTAAGAG GCTTTTACAGGGGTGTAATGCCTGGTGTTACTGGGTCTCTTGCAACTGGAGCAACATATTTTGGTGTCATAGAGTCTACTAAAAAGTGGATTGAGGAATCACATCCTAGCCTTGGAGGTCATTGGGCACATTTCATCGCTGGAGCTGTTG GAGATACACTTGGTTCTGTAGTATATGTTCCATGCGAAGTGATAAAGCAGCGTATGCAAGTTCAAGGCACAATTACATCCTGGAGTTCTACTGCAATGAAGAATGGCATTGCAATAAAACCTGGTGCAGAAATATATGACTATTATAAAGGGATGTTCCATGCAGGCTGCTCAATATGGAGAACACAGGGCTTCAAGGGTTTATATGCAGG ATATTTGTCTACACTGGCAAGGGATGTTCCATTTGCTGGTTTGATG GTTGTGTTCTATGAAGCTTTGAAAGATGTCACAGAGCATGGGAAGCAAAGATGGATATCTGACCCAAAATGGCATGTTAATAATTCATTTGAGGGACTGGTTTTAGGAGGATTAGCTGGTG gTCTCAGTGCATATCTCACCACTCCTTTGGATGTTGTCAAAACTAGGCTGCAAGTTCAGGGTTCAACTTTTAG GTATAATGGTTGGTTGGATGCAATGTACAATATATGGGCTAAGGAAGGCATGAAGGGGATGTTTAGGGGTAGCATTCCCAGAATTGCATGGTACATTCCGGCTTCAGCGCTTACATTCATGGCTGTGGAATTTCTCAGAGAAAATTTTAATGAAAGAGCTCCTAATGGTGATTTGAGAGATGTTACCAGATTATCAGTAGAAAAGAAGAAATCTATGCAGGAGGCTACTTAG